CGCTCCTCCTGGGTATCCCCGTCCCAACGTTGCTGGCCCTCATGTCCAACACTCAACAAACTATCTCTTTGATAGCTGTCACCGCTTGTCCAGCAAGGGTTTAAGCGATATTTGACTGATATTTTGGTGTGCAGCATCAGCGCTTGCCTCCACTGCGCGCTGCATAGACCACCGGCGGCATGTCCGGGCGCAGGCCGGACAGGGCCAGGCGCATGAGCTGTGGGGCGGGCGTCTTGTCGTCCCAGCGCGTGACCCACTTGGGATAGGTCTTGCCATCGGCTTCGGGCACCTGGGCCAGCAGGGAAAAGGCGCAGACCTGCAGGCCCGTGGCCAGCACCTGGCGGCCCTGCCAAGCCGGTTGCGCCGCGCCGGGGCGCACCGGCGCGTCCAGCGGGATCAGGGCGTGCGACAGCTCCAGCACGCCGTCTTCGCTGGTCTCGCAGGCCAGGCGCACGCGCGCCACCCCGACCGGGGCGCCGATGTCCGACAGCGGATGGGCGGTGTCGAACTCCAGCATCTGCCCGTCGGACTGGATGGCCGGCCCCCGGCCCTGCCACTCGTGGCGGATGATGCGCTCGGCGGCGCGCACTTCCTCGCGCGCCTCGCTGCGCTGGGCGCTGCGGTGCTGGAAATCCAGCATCCCGGACAGCGCAGACGCGCCCATTAGCGCCACCAGCGAGGCAATGGCCAGGGCGACGATCAGCTCCAGCAGGGTGAAGCCGCACTGCCGCCCGGCGAGCGGCAACGGCGGTGCCGTCCGTGCGGACGGAGAGGACGGGGCAGGCAGCGCGCACTGCCGGGGCGGCCTGTGCATGGCGGCTCTCATCGCAGCGTGCCCGGCTGGAGGGCCGGCGGCTGCCCCGGATTGGCGCTCTGGCCCGGGGCCTGTCCTGGCTGCCCTGGCTGCCCGGGCCGGGGGGCGGCGCCGGCGGCAGGTTGGCGCGCAGCGTGGCCAGCTGATAGGACTGCTGCGCCCCCTTTGGCCCCCAGAAGACTTCGATCTCGAGGCGTTCGAGCTTGCCGGCAAAGCTCGGCAGTGCGGCGCTTTGCGCCTCGGTGAGCAGCGGCACCGGCGTCAGGCGCAGCCGGTAGCCGAAGTCATGGCCGGCGTAGTGTTCCTCGCCCGGGTCGGCGGCGACCTGGAAGTCGGGCTGCGACAGCGCCTCGTCCAGCTTGGCGCGTGCCAGCTGCAGGGCGGCGCTGTGTACGGCCAGGCGCTCCTCGGTGCGTGCGCTGCCCGACATGGCGGTGAAGGCCAGCGCCAGGCCGAGGCCGACCAGCGTCATGGCCACCAGCACCTCCAGCAGCGTGAAGCCCTGCTGCTGGCAGTGCTGCTGGAGGGGGCGGTGGCGGCGGCGCTGGCGGGCGCGGCGGCGTTCAGGGTGTGGCTGCGGCAACTTGCAGCCTCTCGATGCGCCCGCTCAGGGCGCGCAGATGGAATTCCTGGCGCTGGCCGGAAGGGGTCAGCAGGGCGAATGCAGTGTCGCGGCGCAGCGTGCCATCGGGCAGGAAGCGCAACTCCAAGGTGGCGCCCTCGTCCAGCTCGACCTCGGGCACGCTGCGCCACTGGTAGCCCGGCGGCAGCGTCAGCGCCGCCATGCCCGGGCCGGCCAGCGTGCCCCGGTCGAAGTCGAGCACGCCGGTGATGGGCTGGCCGCCCAGCACGGCCTTGTTGCGCAGGCGCTTGAGCTGCTGTTGCGTACGGTCAAGCCACTGGCGCTCCTGCATACGCGCGCTCAGGCGATCGACCGAGGCGATCGCCAGCCCGGTGCCGATGCCCACCAGCACCAGCACCAGCAGCAGCTCCAGCAGGGTAAAGCCTGCCGCCGCCCGCTTCCGGGAGTTCATGCGCACCGCCGCAATGGATCAGGGGTTGTGAGGCAGGGGTTGCCAGGGGCTGGCAGGCCGGGGCCGGGTTGGCGCCAGCGCCTCATTCCCAGCTGTGGATGTCGGCGGCGTCGCCGCTGCCGCCTTCCTTGCCGTCCGCGCCCAGCGAGGACAGCTCGTAGTCGGCCTTCTCGCCCGGCGCCTTATAGACATAGCTGTTGCCCCAGGGTCTTTGTCCACGCGCTTTTTCAGGTAGGGGCCGCGCCACTTGGCGGCATCCGCCGCGTCGGCGGGTTTCTCCGACAGCGCGGCCAGGCCTTCCTGCGTGCTGGGGTAGCGCGACATGTCCAGGCGATAGGTGTCCAGCGCTGCGCCGGCCATCTCGATCTGCGTGCGTGCGGCCTTGACCTTGGAGGCGTCGAGCTGGCCGAACAGGCGCGGGCCGACCAGCGAGGCCAGCAGGCCCAGGATGACCATGACGATCAGCAGCTCGATCAGGGTGAAGCCGCGCGCGCGGCGCGGCAGGCGGGTGGGTTTCATGAGGGATAGGCTTTCGTGGCGCCCTACAGGGGCATGTCGTTGATCGAAAAAATCGCCGTCAGCATGGAAATCACGATGCCGCCGATCAGGCCGCCCATGACCAGGATCATGACCGGCTCGAACAGCGCCACCAGGCTGCGCGTGGCTTTCTGGATGTCCTTTTCGTACTGGTCGGCCACGCGGATCAACATGCTGTCGAGCGAGCCGGCTTCCTCGCCCACCGTGGCCAGCTGGCCCAGCAGGCGCGGAAACAGCGGGTCGGCGCGCACCGGGGCAGCCACGCCCTTGCCTTCCTGCACGGCCCGCACCAGGCGGTCGAGCGCACGGCGCAGCGGGATGTGGTCGGTCAGCTCGCGCACGATGCGCATTCCAGTCAGTATCGGAACGCCGCTGGCCAGCAGAGTTCCCCAGGTGCGGCAGATGTGCGCCAGCTGCACTTTCAGCAGCAGCGGCCCCAGCACCGGCAGGCGCAGCAAGGCCAGCTGCCAGCGCTCGCGCCAGACCTCGTCGCGCAGCGCATAGGCAAAGCCGAAGCCGGCCAGCGCCAGCAGCGCCAGCAGCGGCGCGCCATAGGTCTTCAGGAAGTTGCCGGTGCTGATGAGCACCGCCGCCGGCAGTGGCAGCGACTGGTTCATGTCGGCAAAGATCTGGCCGAACTTGGGCAGGACGAACACCGTCAGGCCCAGCAGCGCACAGACGCCAAAGATGAACAGCACCACCGGGTAGATGGAGGAGGTCAGCAGGAACGAGCGGAACTCCATGCTGCGCGTGTAGAACTCCACCAGCCGGTGCATGACCACGGGCAGCACGCCGCCTTCCTCGCCGGCGCGCACCATGTTCACGTACAGGCGCGGAAAGACCTTGGGGTGGCGCTGGAAGGCGTCGCCCAGGGTGTTGCCCTTTTCCACGTCCAGCACTACCTCCTGCATCACGGCGCGAAACTGCGGCTGCTCGATGGTGCCCTGGGCGATGTGCAGCGCGCGGTCGAGCGGCAGGCCGGCGTCCAGCAGGGTCAGCAGCTGCTCGGTCATGGCCAGCACATGCTTCATGGCCACGCGCCGGCGCGCGCTGCTGGCGCCCAGGCCCAGCGCCGGGCTGCCGGTGGACGGCGGCGCAGCTGCCGGGATGGCACTCGCCGCTGCTGCCTGGGCGGGCGTCCTCACAGGCCCCTGCGTTGGCAGGCTCGTCGGCGCATGGGCTGGCGCGGCGCTGGACAGGCCGGCGGCATCGGCCCGCGGGCGTGGCCTCATGCCAGCTCCTGGCGGGTCACGCGCGCCAGCTCCTCCAGCGTGGTCACGCCGTCCAGCACCTTGCGGATGCCGTCGGCGCGCATGGTGCGCACGCCCTCCTGCAGGGCCACGCGGCGCACGCCCTCGGCGGGCAGCTTCTTGATGATGGCTTCCTTGATGGCCGTGCTCATGGGCAGCATCTCGTAGATGCCCGAGCGCCCGATGTAGCCCGACTGGCCGCAGTGGTGGCAGCCCCGGCCATGGAACAACTGCAACACCGCGCTGGCATCCACCCCTTCCTCGGCCATGAACAGGCGATCGGCCTCGGTGGGGGCGGTGGCCTCCTTGCAGTGCGGGCAGATCACGCGCACCAGGCGCTGGGCAATGATCAGCACGACCGAGGAGGCGATCAGATAGCTCTCCACGCCCATGTCCATCAGCCGGTGCGGCGCGCCGAAGGAGTCGTTGGTGTGCAAGGTCGATAGCACCAGGTGCCCGGTCAAGGCCGACTGGATGGAGATTTCCGCCGTCTCCTGGTCGCGGATTTCGCCGACCATGATGATGTCCGGATCCTGGCGCACGATGGAGCGCAGCGCGCTGGCAAAGGTCAGCTCGATCTGCGGCTTGACCTGGATCTGGTTGATGCCGTCGATCTGGTACTCCACCGGGTCTTCGACGGTGATGATCTTGTTTTCCGGCTGGTTGACGCGGCTGAGGGCCGCATACAGCGTGCTGGTCTTGCCGCTGCCCGTCGGCCCGGTGACCAGGATCATGCCGTGCGGCTGGGTGATGGCTTCTTCGAGCGCTGCCAGATGGTCGGGCGCCAGGCCCAGTGCCTCCAGGCTCATCAGCCCCGGCCCCTGATCGAGCAGGCGGATGACCATGCTTTCGCCGTGCGCCGTGGGCACGGTGGACACGCGCATGTCGATCTGCCGCCCGGCCAGCTCGGCCTGCATCCGTCCGTCCTGAGGCAGGCGGCGCTCGGCGATGTTCATGCGCGCGCGCAGCTTCAGGTGCGAGATCGCCGGGGTGTACATGCGCCGAGGGGGTGACTCGGCATCGAACAGCACGCCGTCGATGCGGTAGCGCACGCGAAAGCGCTGCTGCGACACCTCCAGGTGCAGGTCGGAAGCGCGGCTTTCGACGGCGCGCAGCAGCAGCGACTGCACCAGGCGCACGACGGGGGCATCCTCGGCCAGCGCCTTGAGGGTTTCCAGGTCATCGTCGGCATCGCCGCTGCCATCGTCCTGTGCCTCGAAGGCCAGCGCGTCCAGGGCATCGGCGCGGTAGGCCTGCTCCAGGCCCGAGGCGATCCACTCGCGCGGCGCCAGCGACAGCTGCAGCGGCACCGGGAAGAACTGACGCAGGGCGTCCAGCGCCGCCATCGGCACCGGCACGGCGGCGGCCACATGGGCGGCGTCTGGTGTGACCTGCAGCGGCAGCAGGCCGTGCGTGCGCAGGAACACCGGCGACAGGCCGGGCACGGCAGTGATGCTGGCCAGGGGGTGGCCCATGGTGTTGAGCAGCGGCGCGTGCAGGTGGCGCGAGAACTGCGCCAGCAGCTCAGTCTCCTGGGTGTTGACTTGGGCGTCGGGGGCAGGGCGCTCATGGGGTGGATGCAATTTCCGTGGGCCGCACCGGGGCGGGCAGCTGGGCCAGCAGCGGTACTGGCAGGGCCTGAAGAGGCAATGGCGGCAAAAAGAAAGCCGCTCGCCGCCCCTCGCTCTCGGGCAGCCGGGCATTGTAGCGATCACGCCACCGGCTGCCAGCCCCATGCTGCACGTCCAGATAAGGAGACGCGGTGTCAACAGTAGAATTGCGGGTTTACGTCAAGGCGGCGCGCACCCACGGCAGGCGGTGCGGCGAGAGGCCCAGGCGGCGCTGCAGCGCCAGCCCGGCTCGTGCATTCCGGCTCCATGCTTGCAGGGCTGCGCTTGCAGCCCGTTGCTTTTCTTGCCTGCCCGCAGCCCCGGCATTCGTCCGCATTCCATACGCCATGCACATCAGCGAGGCAGATATCACCCCCTATCAGGCCAGCCCGGTGCCTGCAGCGCGCGCCGTCCTGGTGTTCGCGCCCCATCCGGACGATGAGATTTTTGGCTGCGGCGGCGCGCTGGCGCTGCATGTGCGTGCCGGGCACCCGGTGCATGTGGTGCTGCTGACCGATGGCGGCCACCAGGAAGGCCATCAGGAGAGCGACCAACAGGGCGAGGAACAGCCAGGCGCCGGTGCCGATTACGCCGCCACGCGCCTGCAGGAAAGCCGCCAGGCCGCGCAGTTGCTGGGACTGGCGCCCCCGGTCTGCTGGGGGCTGGCCGATCGCAGCGTCCACTACGACGAAGCGCTGGTGCAGCGAATGCTGGACACCGTGGCCGAGCTGCAGGCCGACGTGATCTACGCCCCTTCGCCCTGGGAGCTGCACCCCGACCACCGCGCCACCTGCCTGGCCGCGCTGGAGACCGTGCGGCGTCTGGGCGCTGCAGGCACTGCGGATACCGCAGTGGGCGGTGGCGCACCGACCCTGTACCTATATGAAGTCAGCGCCCCGCTGCGTCCGAACCGGCTGGTGGACATCTCGCCCGTCTGGCAGGCCAAGCAGGCCGCCATGCAGGCCTTCGCCAGCCAGGAAGCCAACCTGCCCTACGCCAGCTTCATCGGCGCGCTGAACCGCTTCCGCGCCCTGACGCTGCACCCGGCAGCGGCGCAGGCCGAGGCCTTCGAATGTGTGTCGGCGCAGCAGCTGCACTCCGGCGGCCGTCTGCTGATCGAGAACGAGCGCGAACGGCTGCTGGCGCGCGGCGTTGCCGTGCTGCCGCAGGATGCGCCGCTGGTGTCGGTCATCGTGCGCAGCATGGGCCGGCCCACGCTGGCGCAGACGCTATCGTCGATTGCCCTGCAGACCTACAGCCATCTGGAGATTGTCTTGGTGGACGCTGCTGGCGATGGCCTGCCCGGCGCCGATCTGCAAGGCCTGAGCGTGCCCGTGCAGCGCGTCTCCACCGGCCAGCGCCTGCCGCGCGCCGAGGCCGCCAACGCCGGCCTGCGTGCGGCGCGGGGCGAGTACCTGATCTTCCTGGACGACGACGACTGGTTCTACCCCGACCACATCGCCAAGCTGGTGCTGGCCAGCCGGCGCAGTCCGGCTTTCCGGGCCATGCACACGGCCATCGAGTGCGTCGATGAGACTGGCCAGCCGCAGGGCGAGATCTTCGACTTCCCGTATGCCGAGGGCGAGCTGCGCTACGGCAACTTCCTGCCCATCCACAGCGTGCTGTTCCAGCGCGCCCTGTTGGACGAGGGCTGCGCCTTCGATCCGGCCTTCGATCTGTACGAGGACTGGGACTTCTGGCTGCAGGTCGAGCAGCGCACGCCCTTTGGCTTCGTGCCGGGCGTGTCGGCGGCCTATCGCATCCAGGCGGGGTCGGGCGAGGGGGTGCAGACCGATCCGCAGCGCTCGCGCAACGCCACGGCGCAGCTGTATGCCAAGTGGCAGGTCTTGCAGGCGCCGCAGACCTTCTCGGAATTGATAGGCCGCGCCGTGGAGCGCCGCGCCCTGTTGCGCCAGCTGGGCCGCAGTGGGCGTGAACAGCAGGAGTTGCTACAACAGCTGAACAAGCAGCAGCGCGCGGCGCTGGACGCCCAGCAGGCCGCCGACCAGGCGCGCCAGGATGCTCACCAACTGCGCCAGGCGCACGATCAGGCCTGCGCTGGGCGTGATGAAAGCCTCCAGGACTTGCGGCGTGCCTGGGCTGAACAGGCTGCCACCAAGGCCGCCTGGGCCGAGGAGCATGTCCAGCGTGAGAAGGCGCAAAGCCTTTCTGCCGCCTTGCAGGAAGAGTTGCGCCTGACGCGTGAGCACGCGAACAACCTGCAGGCGTCACTGACTAGGACGCAGCAGGCGCTGGATACCACCCATTTGCAAAATGGCG
This portion of the Melaminivora jejuensis genome encodes:
- a CDS encoding type II secretion system protein J, which codes for MHRPPRQCALPAPSSPSARTAPPLPLAGRQCGFTLLELIVALAIASLVALMGASALSGMLDFQHRSAQRSEAREEVRAAERIIRHEWQGRGPAIQSDGQMLEFDTAHPLSDIGAPVGVARVRLACETSEDGVLELSHALIPLDAPVRPGAAQPAWQGRQVLATGLQVCAFSLLAQVPEADGKTYPKWVTRWDDKTPAPQLMRLALSGLRPDMPPVVYAARSGGKR
- a CDS encoding prepilin-type N-terminal cleavage/methylation domain-containing protein, with the translated sequence MNSRKRAAAGFTLLELLLVLVLVGIGTGLAIASVDRLSARMQERQWLDRTQQQLKRLRNKAVLGGQPITGVLDFDRGTLAGPGMAALTLPPGYQWRSVPEVELDEGATLELRFLPDGTLRRDTAFALLTPSGQRQEFHLRALSGRIERLQVAAATP
- a CDS encoding type II secretion system F family protein gives rise to the protein MRPRPRADAAGLSSAAPAHAPTSLPTQGPVRTPAQAAAASAIPAAAPPSTGSPALGLGASSARRRVAMKHVLAMTEQLLTLLDAGLPLDRALHIAQGTIEQPQFRAVMQEVVLDVEKGNTLGDAFQRHPKVFPRLYVNMVRAGEEGGVLPVVMHRLVEFYTRSMEFRSFLLTSSIYPVVLFIFGVCALLGLTVFVLPKFGQIFADMNQSLPLPAAVLISTGNFLKTYGAPLLALLALAGFGFAYALRDEVWRERWQLALLRLPVLGPLLLKVQLAHICRTWGTLLASGVPILTGMRIVRELTDHIPLRRALDRLVRAVQEGKGVAAPVRADPLFPRLLGQLATVGEEAGSLDSMLIRVADQYEKDIQKATRSLVALFEPVMILVMGGLIGGIVISMLTAIFSINDMPL
- a CDS encoding GspE/PulE family protein, with translation MHPPHERPAPDAQVNTQETELLAQFSRHLHAPLLNTMGHPLASITAVPGLSPVFLRTHGLLPLQVTPDAAHVAAAVPVPMAALDALRQFFPVPLQLSLAPREWIASGLEQAYRADALDALAFEAQDDGSGDADDDLETLKALAEDAPVVRLVQSLLLRAVESRASDLHLEVSQQRFRVRYRIDGVLFDAESPPRRMYTPAISHLKLRARMNIAERRLPQDGRMQAELAGRQIDMRVSTVPTAHGESMVIRLLDQGPGLMSLEALGLAPDHLAALEEAITQPHGMILVTGPTGSGKTSTLYAALSRVNQPENKIITVEDPVEYQIDGINQIQVKPQIELTFASALRSIVRQDPDIIMVGEIRDQETAEISIQSALTGHLVLSTLHTNDSFGAPHRLMDMGVESYLIASSVVLIIAQRLVRVICPHCKEATAPTEADRLFMAEEGVDASAVLQLFHGRGCHHCGQSGYIGRSGIYEMLPMSTAIKEAIIKKLPAEGVRRVALQEGVRTMRADGIRKVLDGVTTLEELARVTRQELA
- a CDS encoding PIG-L family deacetylase, whose protein sequence is MHISEADITPYQASPVPAARAVLVFAPHPDDEIFGCGGALALHVRAGHPVHVVLLTDGGHQEGHQESDQQGEEQPGAGADYAATRLQESRQAAQLLGLAPPVCWGLADRSVHYDEALVQRMLDTVAELQADVIYAPSPWELHPDHRATCLAALETVRRLGAAGTADTAVGGGAPTLYLYEVSAPLRPNRLVDISPVWQAKQAAMQAFASQEANLPYASFIGALNRFRALTLHPAAAQAEAFECVSAQQLHSGGRLLIENERERLLARGVAVLPQDAPLVSVIVRSMGRPTLAQTLSSIALQTYSHLEIVLVDAAGDGLPGADLQGLSVPVQRVSTGQRLPRAEAANAGLRAARGEYLIFLDDDDWFYPDHIAKLVLASRRSPAFRAMHTAIECVDETGQPQGEIFDFPYAEGELRYGNFLPIHSVLFQRALLDEGCAFDPAFDLYEDWDFWLQVEQRTPFGFVPGVSAAYRIQAGSGEGVQTDPQRSRNATAQLYAKWQVLQAPQTFSELIGRAVERRALLRQLGRSGREQQELLQQLNKQQRAALDAQQAADQARQDAHQLRQAHDQACAGRDESLQDLRRAWAEQAATKAAWAEEHVQREKAQSLSAALQEELRLTREHANNLQASLTRTQQALDTTHLQNGGLQQEMSALLASRSWRWTKPMRQAIRGARAVRTARNRGMGFRALASRTLQVWRNEGLAGVRLRVQRILQPAAHRPAGLGASGGTAAAPVPSSRDYAAWVVAHDTLGAEELALLQRQYEQLSARP